From the genome of Oceanispirochaeta sp., one region includes:
- the ortA gene encoding 2-amino-4-oxopentanoate thiolase subunit OrtA: MQSVKGDWVRIHKILLSPPERASQNPEDTKKVPLEMWDKGFLLLETAETGEEVEIETIIGRRMTGTLIEINPQYSHGWGHCIPEILQIGRQIRQILSAEEAPEESDNES; the protein is encoded by the coding sequence ATGCAGTCCGTAAAAGGAGATTGGGTTAGAATTCATAAGATCCTTCTCTCTCCCCCGGAAAGAGCCTCTCAGAATCCGGAGGATACAAAAAAAGTCCCCCTGGAGATGTGGGACAAGGGTTTTCTCCTCCTGGAAACGGCAGAGACAGGAGAAGAAGTAGAGATAGAGACCATCATCGGACGCAGAATGACAGGAACCCTTATTGAAATAAATCCTCAATACAGCCACGGCTGGGGACATTGTATCCCCGAAATCCTTCAGATCGGCCGTCAGATCAGACAGATTCTGTCTGCAGAGGAAGCCCCCGAGGAGTCTGATAATGAATCATAG